A region from the Synergistaceae bacterium genome encodes:
- a CDS encoding chemotaxis response regulator protein-glutamate methylesterase — translation MPPLGRIRVLVVDDSALMRQFISDILKSDPRIEVVGTAKDGKDALAQIKLLKPNIVTMDVEMPNMSGLQALEEIMKTNPLPVIMVSSMTQEGAETTMKALALGCVDFIGKPSGSISLNIREIGQELIDKVIAASTAKLRTKAGFFGGGASVLHAPEYRRMTPPMHTGRRDIVAIASSTGGPMALGELIPKLPKNFPVPIVITQHMPKEFTTSFSNRLNASSQLEVVEGFDGLTLKPGRVVIAPGGSHLIVKRRNGAMVCGLSDAPPVLSVKPAANIMFMSVADEYGGNVLCVILTGMGRDGTDGGIALHKKGAYVIAESQKTCVVYGMPKAAVDAGIVDEVLPLNEIPDAMVRLVKN, via the coding sequence ATGCCACCATTAGGCAGAATAAGAGTTCTTGTAGTTGATGACAGTGCATTAATGCGCCAGTTCATAAGCGATATTCTTAAATCAGATCCGAGAATTGAAGTAGTCGGGACTGCTAAAGACGGCAAAGACGCACTTGCACAAATAAAATTATTGAAACCTAATATCGTTACAATGGATGTAGAAATGCCCAATATGAGCGGCCTTCAAGCACTCGAAGAAATAATGAAGACTAACCCTCTGCCCGTTATAATGGTCAGCTCGATGACTCAAGAGGGTGCAGAAACAACAATGAAGGCTCTTGCGCTGGGATGTGTTGATTTTATCGGTAAGCCGTCGGGGTCAATCTCATTAAATATTCGCGAGATCGGCCAAGAATTAATTGATAAGGTCATAGCAGCAAGTACAGCAAAATTAAGAACGAAAGCAGGATTTTTCGGAGGCGGCGCGAGTGTCTTACATGCTCCCGAATATCGCAGAATGACTCCGCCCATGCACACGGGAAGGCGTGATATAGTAGCGATTGCAAGTTCAACGGGGGGGCCTATGGCGTTAGGTGAATTGATTCCCAAATTGCCGAAAAATTTTCCTGTTCCTATTGTAATTACTCAGCACATGCCGAAAGAGTTTACAACATCGTTCTCTAATAGGTTAAATGCGTCTTCACAATTAGAAGTTGTAGAAGGTTTTGACGGATTGACTCTCAAGCCCGGACGAGTGGTAATCGCCCCCGGTGGAAGTCATTTAATCGTCAAGCGTAGAAACGGTGCAATGGTGTGCGGACTCTCTGATGCTCCGCCGGTTTTGTCAGTTAAGCCCGCAGCAAATATAATGTTTATGAGCGTTGCAGATGAGTACGGCGGAAATGTTTTATGCGTTATCTTAACAGGAATGGGCAGAGACGGCACAGACGGAGGAATAGCACTTCACAAAAAGGGTGCTTACGTAATCGCAGAGAGTCAGAAAACATGCGTTGTTTATGGAATGCCTAAGGCCGCTGTTGATGCCGGAATAGTTGATGAAGTTCTGCCGCTTAATGAAATTCCTGATGCAATGGTCAGACTCGTAAAGAATTAA